The nucleotide window CAATATTCTCATCCTCAATGTTAGCGTGGCTTGCACCGGAACCTAGATACTATATACCAACTTTAGGTTTTATAATATCTTCATTTTTGCTAGCTTGTTGTAAGACTACTAGTAAATAAAGAGACAAAATTCTTGTATATTTTCTCCTCAATTTCTATTTCTTCAATCCTTTTTAATAGACTAATTTGCTTAACAACAATTTTCACGGTACATGGTTTATTTCTACTCATTTTTTCAGGACCCATAAACGGTGAATCAGTCTCTGTAAGGATGAAATCTAAAGGAATTTCCTTAGCAACTTTTTGTCTAACCTTATCCCTTACTATTATTGGAGGAATTGATATTAATCCGCCGTACTCAATTACCTTATTGGCTATCTTAACGCTTCCTTCAAAACTGTGTATCACAAATCTAATCCTATAGGAGTTAATTATTTCCAAGAAATCTTTCATTCCTCCTCTTATATGGATTATTACTGGTTTGTTTTCTTTTTCGGCTATTTGCAAAAATTTCTCCAGAACTTCTATTTGTTTTTTCCTAAGATCCTCGTCTTTTATCCAAAAGTAATCTAAACCGACTTCACTTATTATCTTCCCATACCTAGTTAATTCCAAACACTTATCAATCTCATTAACCTTATCCTTTACAAATTCTGGATGAAAACCTATTGCTGGAATAATATTCTTATATTTTTTAGCTAGCTCCAGTGTATGTAAATTACTTTGGAAATCGACACCAGCATTCACTATTAATATTTGGCATTCATTTATTACGAATTCCCTATCCATGTCAAATTCCTTTACATCAATATGAGCATGGGAATCTACTAACATTAAGGAAAAAGAGAAAAAAATACTTAAAAAATTACTTCCAAGGTTCTTTCAATAACTGTATTTTTACTACTCCCTCACTTTCATCAAAAGTTACCTTTACTAGATCTCCCTCTTTAATCTGGAACTTCTGTCTCACTTTGGCTGGAATCGTTACTTGATAGTTTCTTGATACTTTTACTATTTCTTCTACTGCCATTCTATTCACCATAATACTCTATTACTTATCTAATATATAAATCTTACTCAGATTTGTAAATAATAGATACTAGTACATAAGTGAGAATGATGTAGTAATGCTTTATATCCAAAGTATATTAGTAATACTTAATAGTAACTATTTTTGTATAATACTTGCATTAGAGGTTTATAGATTCAATAGTTACCTTACTATGGTTGGAAAAAATTTTTATATGTGACTTGTTAGATTCTTTATTAGTGAGATAAATGTCTGAAACCCAATTAAGTGAGGGCACAAGAATAAAGTTACCATCTGGAAAGGATGCTGGTCTAGTAGATATTTTGTCATTTTGCTACGGTCTATCAGAAACTGATGTTACAGTACTACTTGCACTAATGAAAGGCGATGCCAGAGGTACTGAAGAATTAGAAAGTGATCTTAAGCTTTCTAAGGCTTCGATCAATAGAAGTCTAAATAAGCTACTTGAAATGGGATTAGTAATGAGGATAAAGGAGCCAGGTAATAAGGCTGGAAGACCAAGGTATTTGTACAAGGCAAGGGATTACGCTGAGCTTAAAGGTAAGATGCTTAGCGATATAAAGGATTGCGCAGATAAGATGGCACAACTAGTTGAAAAGGAATTCAAGCCATTGTAATTTTTTCAAGATTTCTCTATTTTTAGTACTTTAGATTTAAAAGCTTTAATATAATAGTGAATATTAATGTTTTGGCATAGGAGAAGAGGGTTAAAGTGGCTTATATTATACGTCTTATCTAAGGGTCCAATGACAGGTGCTCAAATTATGGATGAGATAGAGAAGACAAGTCATGGTATGTGGAGACCATCTCCGGGTTCTATCTATCCTGCATTAGACGCTCTGGAATCTGAGGG belongs to Saccharolobus solfataricus and includes:
- the lrs14 gene encoding HTH-type transcriptional regulator Lrs14, whose protein sequence is MSETQLSEGTRIKLPSGKDAGLVDILSFCYGLSETDVTVLLALMKGDARGTEELESDLKLSKASINRSLNKLLEMGLVMRIKEPGNKAGRPRYLYKARDYAELKGKMLSDIKDCADKMAQLVEKEFKPL
- a CDS encoding TatD family hydrolase, producing MLVDSHAHIDVKEFDMDREFVINECQILIVNAGVDFQSNLHTLELAKKYKNIIPAIGFHPEFVKDKVNEIDKCLELTRYGKIISEVGLDYFWIKDEDLRKKQIEVLEKFLQIAEKENKPVIIHIRGGMKDFLEIINSYRIRFVIHSFEGSVKIANKVIEYGGLISIPPIIVRDKVRQKVAKEIPLDFILTETDSPFMGPEKMSRNKPCTVKIVVKQISLLKRIEEIEIEEKIYKNFVSLFTSSLTTS
- a CDS encoding AbrB/MazE/SpoVT family DNA-binding domain-containing protein is translated as MAVEEIVKVSRNYQVTIPAKVRQKFQIKEGDLVKVTFDESEGVVKIQLLKEPWK